Proteins encoded by one window of Candidatus Polarisedimenticolaceae bacterium:
- a CDS encoding GNAT family N-acetyltransferase, whose protein sequence is MTDLRPARRDDLEAMIETARRSWLSAFAQTAPFELIAWWTATDRARALYEASWNEMHVLRDGGLVAGILHVKDAEINGLWVHPLLQGRGIGAALLCSGEGMIRAAGHDRAWLTCSGFNERALAFYRRHGYGEKQRERTVHASGVSLEDIRMERTLD, encoded by the coding sequence ACGCGACGACCTCGAGGCGATGATCGAGACCGCTCGAAGGTCGTGGCTGAGCGCGTTCGCGCAGACGGCGCCCTTCGAATTGATCGCATGGTGGACGGCGACCGATCGCGCGCGCGCGCTCTACGAGGCGAGCTGGAACGAGATGCACGTCCTCCGCGACGGTGGTCTCGTCGCCGGCATCCTTCACGTCAAGGACGCCGAGATCAACGGGCTGTGGGTGCATCCCCTACTGCAGGGGCGCGGCATCGGCGCGGCGCTCCTTTGCTCCGGCGAGGGGATGATCCGCGCGGCCGGTCACGATCGCGCGTGGCTCACCTGCTCCGGCTTCAACGAGCGCGCGCTCGCTTTCTATCGCCGCCACGGCTACGGCGAGAAGCAACGCGAGCGCACCGTCCATGCGTCGGGCGTGTCGCTCGAGGACATTCGCATGGAACGCACGCTCGACTAG
- a CDS encoding cupin domain-containing protein → MKMTIAALSLVTAFSVLAATPASAPDPVQVNAKYIQVKLDNPKVRVFESVLKPGEKEQRHGHPATVVYVVSGGKVRNHMDDGTVKEIEWKTGDTVYREPLVHWAENIGDTTLRVLVVELK, encoded by the coding sequence ATGAAGATGACGATCGCCGCTCTCTCGCTCGTGACGGCCTTCTCCGTGCTCGCCGCGACACCGGCCTCGGCGCCGGATCCCGTCCAGGTCAACGCGAAGTACATCCAGGTCAAGCTGGACAACCCGAAGGTGCGGGTCTTCGAGTCGGTTCTCAAACCCGGCGAGAAGGAGCAGCGCCACGGGCATCCGGCGACGGTCGTTTACGTCGTGTCGGGCGGCAAGGTAAGGAACCACATGGACGACGGCACCGTGAAGGAGATCGAGTGGAAGACCGGCGACACGGTCTACCGTGAGCCGCTCGTCCACTGGGCCGAGAACATCGGCGACACGACGCTTCGCGTCCTCGTCGTGGAGCTGAAATGA
- a CDS encoding dihydrofolate reductase family protein, which produces MSRVRVAAFGVSIDGFGAGLSQSLENPMGVHGLEMFESFFATRTWQRMHGGEGGEAGIDDAMAAKSFEGIGAWILGRNMFGPVRGPWLDESWKGWWGDEPPYHTPVFVLTHHARAPLAMRGGTEFRFVTDGIESALTQARAAARALDVRIGGGVSTVRQYLQARLIDELHLVQAPVVLGGGEPLFAGLDLRALGYRCTDRATGERATHFTLTRS; this is translated from the coding sequence ATGAGCCGCGTCCGCGTCGCGGCCTTCGGCGTCTCGATCGACGGGTTCGGCGCCGGGCTGAGCCAGAGCCTCGAGAATCCGATGGGAGTTCACGGCCTCGAGATGTTCGAGTCGTTCTTCGCCACGCGCACGTGGCAGCGCATGCACGGCGGCGAAGGCGGCGAGGCCGGGATCGACGATGCCATGGCCGCGAAGAGCTTCGAGGGGATCGGCGCGTGGATCCTCGGGCGGAACATGTTCGGCCCCGTGCGCGGCCCCTGGCTCGACGAGAGCTGGAAGGGCTGGTGGGGGGACGAGCCGCCCTATCACACGCCGGTCTTCGTGCTCACGCACCACGCGCGCGCGCCGCTGGCCATGCGGGGCGGGACGGAGTTTCGGTTCGTCACCGACGGGATCGAGTCGGCGCTGACGCAGGCGAGAGCGGCGGCGAGGGCCCTGGACGTCCGCATCGGCGGGGGCGTCTCCACCGTGCGCCAGTACTTGCAGGCGCGGCTCATCGACGAGCTGCACCTCGTCCAGGCGCCGGTCGTCCTCGGCGGCGGCGAGCCGCTCTTCGCCGGGCTCGATCTGCGCGCGCTCGGCTATCGCTGCACGGATCGCGCGACCGGAGAGCGAGCGACTCATTTCACGCTGACCCGATCATGA
- a CDS encoding dihydrofolate reductase family protein, producing the protein MRTSVFCGVSVDGYLARPDGALDFLDEGGNEPHGYEEFFASVDVLVIGRKTYETVLGFGTWPYGEKPVFVLSSRPLVPPPAGSLVERLSGTPREIVATLAARGSRHAYVDGGITIQRFLAAGQIQRLTVTRVPVLIGSGIPLFGTLPADIRLKHVMTRSFRNGLVQSEYEVVLVE; encoded by the coding sequence ATGAGGACTTCGGTCTTCTGCGGCGTCAGCGTCGACGGCTATCTGGCGCGTCCCGACGGAGCGCTGGACTTTCTCGATGAAGGCGGCAACGAGCCCCACGGCTACGAGGAGTTCTTCGCGTCGGTCGACGTGCTCGTCATCGGCCGCAAGACGTACGAGACCGTGCTCGGATTCGGGACGTGGCCCTACGGCGAGAAGCCGGTCTTCGTCCTCTCCTCCCGGCCGCTCGTTCCACCACCCGCGGGATCGCTCGTCGAGCGGCTTTCCGGTACCCCTCGCGAAATCGTGGCGACGCTCGCGGCGCGCGGTTCTCGCCACGCGTACGTCGACGGCGGGATCACGATCCAGCGGTTTCTCGCCGCGGGCCAGATCCAGCGTCTCACCGTCACACGCGTCCCGGTGTTGATCGGGAGCGGGATTCCCCTCTTCGGCACTCTTCCCGCAGACATCCGCTTGAAGCACGTGATGACACGCTCGTTCAGGAACGGACTCGTGCAGAGCGAGTACGAGGTCGTCCTCGTCGAATGA
- a CDS encoding thrombospondin type 3 repeat-containing protein — MPSGSNFSIAGQPSQVTYRLVDQRNGRLLDQLTGVRVTLTVDGSAVFGASAGQGILVQGGGTNRALVEFVNGLVTLSVVDPSAEVVHCGGQDTEQIGIGVPGDVVYDFESSPGPFHLADDSSGWTWGPPTSGPYQAASGVNAWGIYAPYSFYGFSSALVSERFGLAAGSSPRLELNNWYSGSPTSASGSIVVSNATTGASLAEFRGLLGGYTPVSLDLSAFAGSVIEVYFTVNTFRSDAWWYFDDFAIRGAAKTIEFLGDPGGDIDGDGLTNADEVARGTNPRDPDTDHDDIDDGAEVHQYGTDPLKPDTDGGGTTDGNEIYQGTNPLDPADDHRPEYGMVAETFYTTVVDSHAYATAGRVYAGNSGNADCVMAPDGHLGYMTDSQNHIWVVDPAANPPAFAPGTNPIPITSRGGDLAATADGRFLLTCSYYYPSGTLSIVDTAARAEIGTFDLGTAQCDAVDVCRDGSILVTTFTPNQVRRLTIDDQGHVSDTGEVLSTTSYPVNVNCAPDARSGVAILTVSGSTSAAALSFRIPGITPVSQRALASPGGNSGVFSTDGTRYYVRSDGGSTTPVPGSVQAFVYDPVTAEFRTAPAFTRTVDTWYGYDLIALDYEGRRLYVPSYHELRVFDAMTGAELRGLTVGDIQPTGICFRTPRDRDGDGLSDDDEAIHGTDPDNPDTDGDGLLDGFEVAHGFNPLVPGEQHADPDGDGLDNLAEQAAHTDPLNADTDDDGLGDGVEIAVTRTNPRDPDTDHDGVLDGADNCPLLATGDQSDRDGDGVGDACDNCADVANPDQSDLDGDGYGDRCDSCPHVPNRVRTDLVQNGGFENGFTGWTVPSSPAGSFRLNDGTIRPPVPTGPIPPISGSHDALGFQLRLGPVRLSQVVTVPAQVDRATLVWSDRVYNYASNFTHPSQEWRVQITAGGTATDVFVTRPGDPPMQPGPNARSVDVTGLLQTLEGQAITIVFEQEGSINFIMAALDDVHLVIESRSPCHAPVAQAGPDQTLECAGPGGSVVHLSGLASTDDDSTPGTNDDIVSFEWLEGLGSPSERVLGTGVTLDLPMSLGVHRITLRVTDRSGETGTDDVLVDVVDTIAPVLTVDTSPRQLWPPNHAMQAVHSTVTVHDLCDPAPRLTLDAVLSSEPDDAAGNGDGQTTDDIQGAAIGTTDLDVLLRAERAGDGPGRDYTIRYRATDASGNSATAGDVVNVPHDQNGVVDPITLHVSGRSLTQVTWNPVQQAQHFDVVRGSLDQLRVAGSNVDLGTTVCLGATGLSAAGQADQAIPAPGQVFFYLVQYFDGVKESSYGEPSAQKARVASSCH, encoded by the coding sequence ATGCCGAGCGGGTCGAATTTCTCGATCGCGGGACAGCCGTCGCAGGTGACCTATCGGCTCGTGGATCAGCGCAACGGTCGGCTGCTGGATCAGCTGACCGGAGTGCGCGTCACGTTGACGGTCGATGGCTCGGCGGTTTTCGGTGCTTCGGCAGGCCAGGGCATTCTCGTCCAAGGCGGCGGTACGAACCGCGCGCTCGTCGAGTTCGTGAACGGGCTCGTCACGTTGAGCGTTGTCGACCCCTCCGCGGAAGTCGTGCATTGCGGTGGCCAGGACACCGAGCAGATTGGGATCGGGGTTCCCGGCGACGTCGTCTACGATTTCGAATCGAGCCCGGGGCCGTTTCATCTCGCGGACGACAGCAGCGGTTGGACCTGGGGCCCGCCGACAAGCGGCCCGTACCAAGCGGCTTCCGGCGTCAACGCCTGGGGGATCTACGCACCGTATTCCTTCTATGGCTTCAGTTCGGCACTCGTCTCCGAGCGATTCGGCCTCGCTGCGGGCAGTTCGCCTCGGCTCGAGCTCAATAACTGGTACTCAGGCTCACCGACTTCCGCGTCGGGGAGCATCGTCGTGTCGAATGCGACGACGGGAGCTTCGCTCGCGGAGTTCCGGGGCCTCTTGGGCGGCTACACGCCGGTTTCGCTCGATCTTTCGGCGTTCGCCGGCTCGGTCATCGAAGTCTATTTCACCGTCAACACCTTCCGTTCCGATGCGTGGTGGTATTTCGACGACTTCGCGATCCGCGGCGCGGCGAAGACGATCGAGTTTCTCGGCGACCCCGGTGGCGACATCGACGGCGACGGCCTCACGAACGCGGACGAAGTGGCGCGTGGTACGAACCCGCGCGACCCCGATACCGATCATGACGACATCGACGACGGTGCCGAGGTCCACCAGTACGGAACCGATCCGTTGAAGCCGGACACCGACGGCGGGGGGACCACCGACGGAAACGAGATCTATCAGGGGACGAACCCTCTCGATCCCGCCGACGACCATCGCCCTGAATACGGAATGGTGGCCGAGACGTTCTACACGACGGTCGTCGACTCTCACGCGTACGCGACCGCGGGAAGGGTTTACGCCGGCAACTCGGGCAACGCGGATTGCGTCATGGCGCCCGACGGCCATCTCGGTTACATGACCGACTCACAGAATCACATCTGGGTCGTCGATCCCGCAGCGAACCCGCCGGCGTTCGCCCCGGGAACCAATCCGATCCCGATCACGAGCCGGGGCGGCGACCTCGCGGCCACCGCCGATGGCCGTTTCCTCTTGACCTGCAGCTATTACTACCCGTCGGGAACGCTCTCGATCGTCGACACGGCAGCCCGAGCGGAGATCGGCACATTCGATCTCGGCACGGCGCAATGCGACGCGGTGGACGTGTGCCGCGACGGCTCCATCCTGGTCACGACGTTCACCCCGAACCAGGTCCGCCGGCTCACGATCGACGATCAAGGACATGTGAGCGATACCGGCGAGGTCCTCAGCACGACGTCGTATCCGGTGAACGTGAACTGCGCGCCGGATGCGCGATCGGGAGTAGCGATCCTGACCGTCAGCGGGAGCACCTCCGCCGCAGCGCTCTCGTTCCGTATCCCCGGGATCACGCCGGTCAGCCAACGGGCTCTCGCCAGTCCTGGAGGCAATTCGGGCGTCTTCTCTACCGACGGCACGCGGTACTACGTGCGGTCCGATGGCGGCTCCACGACACCGGTCCCTGGTTCGGTCCAAGCGTTCGTGTATGACCCTGTCACCGCTGAGTTCCGGACGGCGCCCGCGTTCACGCGGACCGTGGATACCTGGTACGGTTACGATCTCATCGCCTTGGATTACGAGGGACGGCGGCTGTACGTCCCGTCGTATCACGAGCTCCGCGTCTTCGATGCGATGACCGGCGCCGAGCTTCGCGGGCTAACCGTGGGGGACATCCAACCGACCGGCATCTGTTTCCGCACGCCGCGAGATCGTGACGGCGATGGACTCAGCGACGACGACGAAGCGATCCACGGGACGGATCCGGACAACCCCGACACCGACGGCGACGGCTTGCTGGACGGGTTCGAGGTCGCTCACGGCTTCAATCCCCTCGTTCCCGGCGAGCAGCACGCCGACCCGGATGGCGATGGGCTCGACAACCTAGCCGAACAGGCCGCGCACACCGACCCGCTCAACGCCGATACCGACGATGACGGCCTCGGCGACGGCGTCGAGATCGCCGTCACGAGGACGAATCCGCGGGATCCGGACACCGACCACGACGGCGTCCTCGACGGTGCAGACAACTGCCCGTTGCTCGCGACCGGAGATCAATCCGACCGGGACGGAGACGGCGTCGGCGACGCATGCGACAACTGCGCCGACGTGGCGAACCCGGACCAATCGGATCTCGATGGCGACGGGTACGGCGACCGTTGCGATTCGTGTCCCCACGTCCCCAATCGGGTCAGGACCGATCTCGTGCAGAACGGCGGGTTCGAGAACGGGTTCACCGGGTGGACGGTTCCGAGCTCGCCGGCTGGGAGCTTCCGGCTGAACGACGGGACGATCCGTCCGCCCGTGCCGACCGGCCCGATCCCACCAATTTCCGGATCCCACGACGCTCTGGGTTTCCAGTTGCGGCTCGGGCCCGTCCGCTTGAGTCAGGTCGTGACCGTTCCGGCGCAGGTCGATCGTGCGACGCTCGTCTGGTCGGACCGGGTGTACAACTACGCATCCAATTTCACGCACCCATCGCAGGAATGGCGCGTGCAGATCACTGCTGGAGGAACTGCCACGGACGTCTTCGTCACGAGGCCCGGCGATCCACCGATGCAGCCGGGCCCGAACGCACGCTCGGTCGACGTCACCGGCCTCCTCCAGACGCTCGAAGGACAGGCGATCACGATCGTGTTCGAACAGGAGGGCTCGATCAACTTCATCATGGCCGCCCTCGACGACGTGCACCTCGTGATCGAGAGCCGGTCCCCGTGCCACGCACCGGTCGCGCAGGCGGGGCCCGATCAGACGCTGGAGTGTGCCGGACCCGGAGGCAGCGTGGTGCACTTGAGCGGCCTGGCGTCGACCGACGACGACTCGACCCCCGGGACGAACGACGACATCGTCTCGTTCGAGTGGCTCGAGGGCCTCGGCTCTCCCTCGGAACGCGTGCTCGGAACCGGCGTGACGCTCGATCTTCCGATGTCGCTCGGAGTCCACCGCATCACGCTTCGCGTGACCGACCGGTCCGGCGAGACGGGAACCGACGACGTCCTCGTCGACGTCGTGGACACGATCGCCCCCGTCTTGACGGTCGACACGAGCCCGCGCCAATTGTGGCCGCCGAATCACGCCATGCAGGCGGTCCACAGCACGGTGACCGTTCACGATCTCTGCGATCCCGCTCCACGCCTGACGCTCGATGCGGTCCTCTCGAGCGAGCCCGACGATGCGGCGGGCAACGGCGACGGTCAGACGACCGACGACATCCAGGGCGCTGCGATCGGGACGACGGATCTCGACGTGCTCTTGCGCGCGGAGCGCGCCGGAGACGGCCCTGGGCGGGACTACACGATCCGGTACCGCGCGACCGATGCCTCGGGCAACTCCGCGACCGCCGGAGATGTCGTCAACGTTCCGCACGATCAGAACGGGGTCGTGGATCCGATCACCTTGCACGTCTCCGGACGATCGTTGACGCAGGTGACGTGGAATCCGGTCCAACAAGCGCAGCACTTCGACGTGGTGCGCGGAAGCCTCGACCAGCTTCGCGTCGCAGGGTCGAACGTCGACCTGGGGACGACGGTCTGTCTCGGCGCGACCGGTCTGAGCGCAGCGGGACAGGCCGACCAGGCGATTCCCGCTCCCGGCCAGGTGTTCTTCTACCTCGTCCAGTACTTCGACGGTGTCAAAGAGTCGTCGTACGGCGAGCCTTCAGCGCAAAAGGCGCGCGTCGCCTCGAGCTGCCACTGA
- a CDS encoding nuclear transport factor 2 family protein: protein MRLALVLAAALFPAGPFFATDQADVMAVAQKFVDGFNSGDTKSALATCAENAMIIDEFPPHAWTGCGAWAAAYDADAKKNGISDGVVTLGKPKHVDVSGDRAYAVFQADYAYKQKGKSIMESGSIYTFAFQKSPSGWRIVGWTWAKY, encoded by the coding sequence ATGCGCCTCGCCCTCGTCCTCGCCGCGGCCTTGTTCCCGGCCGGTCCGTTCTTCGCCACCGATCAGGCCGACGTGATGGCCGTGGCCCAGAAGTTCGTCGACGGCTTCAACAGCGGCGACACGAAGTCGGCGCTGGCGACGTGCGCCGAGAACGCGATGATCATCGACGAGTTCCCGCCCCACGCGTGGACCGGGTGCGGCGCGTGGGCCGCCGCGTACGACGCCGATGCGAAGAAGAACGGGATCTCCGACGGCGTCGTCACGCTCGGAAAGCCGAAACATGTCGACGTCAGCGGCGACCGGGCATACGCCGTCTTTCAGGCCGACTACGCGTACAAGCAGAAGGGAAAGTCGATCATGGAGTCCGGGTCGATCTACACCTTTGCGTTCCAGAAGAGCCCCAGCGGCTGGCGGATCGTCGGCTGGACCTGGGCGAAGTACTGA
- a CDS encoding DUF4259 domain-containing protein, whose amino-acid sequence MGTHGIGPFEGDDAADWAAGLVESDTIDSVAEALMSLLLKKDEPPEAPACARAIAAAEIVAALSGRGADDLPEEIRRWAAYRLGTADPELVSAAARAIDAVLIGSELDELWKDTDHYAAWRARLADLSRRLQP is encoded by the coding sequence TTGGGTACGCACGGCATCGGCCCGTTCGAAGGCGACGACGCGGCGGACTGGGCCGCCGGTCTCGTCGAATCCGACACCATCGACTCGGTGGCGGAGGCGCTCATGTCCCTTCTCTTGAAGAAGGATGAGCCGCCCGAGGCCCCCGCCTGCGCGCGGGCGATCGCGGCCGCCGAGATCGTCGCCGCCCTCTCGGGCCGCGGTGCCGACGATCTTCCGGAAGAGATCCGGCGCTGGGCGGCGTACCGCCTGGGGACCGCCGACCCCGAGCTGGTGTCGGCCGCTGCCCGCGCCATCGACGCCGTCCTCATCGGCTCCGAGCTCGACGAGCTGTGGAAGGACACCGATCACTACGCCGCCTGGCGGGCGCGGCTCGCCGACCTGTCGCGGCGGCTCCAACCGTGA
- a CDS encoding GNAT family N-acetyltransferase: MRIRLAETSDIPALASVIEASARGLSDGFYTPRQVESAIRYVFGVDSQLIADGTYFAAMNGEEIAGCGGWSKRATLYGGDQAGTRSARLLDPSHEAARIRAFFVAPSHARAGVGTLLLEASEDAARTAGFRRMELMATLPGVPFYAARGYAASPPTRDTLPDGTTIAFVRMERLL; this comes from the coding sequence ATGCGCATCCGGCTCGCCGAGACCTCGGACATCCCCGCTCTCGCGTCGGTCATCGAGGCCTCGGCGCGCGGGCTCAGCGACGGCTTCTACACGCCGCGGCAGGTCGAGTCCGCGATCAGGTACGTCTTCGGCGTCGATTCGCAGCTCATCGCCGACGGGACCTACTTCGCCGCGATGAACGGCGAAGAGATCGCCGGCTGCGGCGGGTGGAGCAAGAGGGCGACGCTCTACGGCGGCGACCAGGCGGGAACGCGGTCGGCACGGCTCCTCGATCCGTCCCACGAGGCCGCGAGGATCCGCGCCTTCTTCGTGGCCCCGTCGCATGCGCGCGCCGGTGTCGGCACCCTGCTCCTCGAGGCGTCCGAGGACGCGGCGCGCACCGCCGGGTTCCGCCGCATGGAGTTGATGGCGACCCTTCCCGGCGTACCCTTCTACGCGGCGCGCGGGTACGCCGCCTCGCCGCCGACGCGCGACACACTTCCCGACGGCACGACGATCGCGTTCGTGCGGATGGAGCGCCTCCTGTGA
- a CDS encoding prephenate dehydrogenase/arogenate dehydrogenase family protein: MSRDRIDQARTRIAEIDRELIARAAERLRLGRTIGELKRGLDLPTVDYTQERAVLDRARAVAAEHGVDPEIAVDLCAVLIRAAVSAQDEDRVRSSATGKGQRAVVLGGAGRMGRWFMRFLSAEGFRTASIDPAGPPDDADAATADLVLCATPPAATAALYREWSSSPPSGVIVDIASIKSPLLEPIAALRRAGARVASMHPMFGPSVVLLRDADVVVCDTGDAEAGAAVERLFAPTTARLVRMPLAEHDRIMADLLSLAHATAIAFAYALPGVDPPVRSTTFQALEALAARVVRESPDVYFEIQADNPHSERALARLRDALDRLSNAVASRNAEAFKSVMAQGRRRTEGGS; the protein is encoded by the coding sequence GTGAGCCGAGACCGGATCGACCAAGCCCGCACACGGATCGCCGAGATCGACCGCGAGCTGATCGCGCGCGCCGCCGAGCGCCTCCGCCTGGGACGGACGATCGGCGAGCTGAAGCGCGGCCTCGACCTTCCCACGGTCGACTACACGCAGGAGCGCGCCGTCCTCGATCGCGCGCGCGCCGTCGCGGCGGAGCACGGGGTCGATCCCGAGATCGCGGTCGACCTGTGCGCCGTCCTCATCCGCGCCGCCGTGTCGGCGCAGGACGAGGACCGCGTGCGCTCGTCCGCGACCGGCAAGGGGCAGCGCGCGGTCGTCCTCGGGGGCGCCGGACGGATGGGGCGCTGGTTCATGAGATTCCTCTCGGCCGAGGGGTTCAGAACGGCGTCGATCGATCCCGCCGGTCCACCCGACGACGCCGATGCGGCCACCGCGGACCTCGTCCTCTGCGCCACACCGCCGGCGGCGACCGCCGCGCTGTATCGCGAGTGGTCGAGCTCTCCGCCCTCCGGCGTGATCGTCGACATCGCGAGCATCAAGTCCCCTCTCCTCGAGCCGATCGCCGCGCTTCGGCGCGCGGGGGCGCGCGTCGCCTCGATGCATCCGATGTTCGGGCCGTCGGTCGTGCTCTTGCGCGACGCCGACGTCGTCGTGTGCGACACCGGCGACGCTGAGGCCGGTGCGGCCGTCGAGCGCCTGTTCGCGCCGACGACCGCGCGTCTCGTGCGGATGCCGCTGGCCGAGCACGACCGGATCATGGCCGATCTCTTGAGCCTCGCCCACGCGACGGCGATCGCCTTCGCGTACGCGCTCCCCGGGGTCGATCCGCCGGTGCGCAGCACGACTTTCCAGGCGCTCGAGGCGCTCGCCGCGCGCGTCGTGCGCGAGAGTCCCGACGTCTACTTCGAGATCCAGGCCGACAACCCGCACTCGGAGCGTGCGCTGGCGCGCCTGCGCGATGCGCTGGATCGGCTCTCGAACGCGGTCGCATCGCGGAATGCGGAAGCGTTCAAGTCCGTGATGGCGCAGGGTCGGCGGCGCACGGAAGGCGGCTCATGA
- a CDS encoding DUF488 family protein produces the protein MRLGTARGTGEGVRVGTVRHPPRGVRKEELALRNFYDVWFPNLAPSAKLVSKGRGAATERAWKAFARAYRTEMKSPEARRTLDLLAALSHESEFSIGCYCEDESRCHRSILRELLAERGAEIR, from the coding sequence GTGCGCCTCGGCACGGCGCGCGGGACCGGCGAGGGGGTCCGCGTCGGCACCGTACGCCACCCGCCCCGCGGGGTCAGGAAAGAAGAGCTCGCGCTCAGGAACTTCTATGACGTCTGGTTTCCGAACCTCGCGCCGAGCGCGAAGCTCGTCTCGAAGGGACGCGGCGCCGCGACCGAGCGCGCGTGGAAGGCGTTCGCGCGCGCGTACCGTACGGAGATGAAGAGCCCGGAGGCGCGGCGCACTCTCGATCTCCTCGCCGCGCTCTCCCACGAGTCCGAGTTCTCGATCGGCTGCTACTGCGAGGACGAGAGCCGCTGCCACCGCTCGATCCTGCGGGAGCTGCTCGCGGAGCGAGGCGCCGAGATCCGTTGA
- a CDS encoding DUF2306 domain-containing protein, whose product MIARRTMTVLAWIVVIYALALIVVPGVRPPFLRDRIAIVPVAVIAHLAGAAIALALGPFQFDPDRRARAIARHRWTGRAYLIGVAIGGISGLVLARISQGGVVAHLGFGALGILWLTTAGMAYVRIRAGDRAAHRRWMIRNYALTFAAVTLRIYLPASLLAGIPFDAGYPAISWLCWVPNLVFAEAWIARRPEAEVTVASESSPA is encoded by the coding sequence TTGATCGCGCGCCGCACGATGACCGTGCTCGCGTGGATCGTCGTGATCTACGCGCTCGCCCTCATCGTCGTGCCGGGGGTGCGTCCGCCGTTCCTGCGCGACCGCATCGCGATCGTGCCGGTGGCGGTCATCGCGCATCTTGCTGGAGCCGCGATCGCGCTCGCGCTCGGTCCGTTTCAATTCGATCCCGACCGTAGGGCGCGCGCGATCGCCCGCCATCGCTGGACCGGCCGCGCGTACCTGATCGGCGTCGCCATCGGCGGCATCTCCGGCCTCGTCCTTGCGCGCATCTCACAGGGCGGCGTCGTCGCTCACCTCGGCTTCGGGGCGCTCGGAATCCTCTGGCTCACGACCGCCGGCATGGCGTACGTGCGGATCCGAGCCGGGGATCGTGCGGCGCATCGCCGGTGGATGATCCGCAACTACGCGCTGACATTCGCCGCGGTGACGCTGCGGATCTACCTGCCGGCATCGCTCCTTGCGGGCATCCCGTTCGACGCGGGTTATCCGGCGATCTCATGGCTGTGCTGGGTCCCGAACCTCGTCTTCGCGGAGGCATGGATCGCAAGACGCCCCGAAGCGGAAGTAACCGTTGCATCGGAATCGTCTCCGGCGTAA
- a CDS encoding outer membrane lipoprotein-sorting protein, which yields MKLAPLLALLLLAVPAPKPADGRAVMDEVDKRRKTKSEYSEGLIVVEEKGKTKSKSWRSWHLGWGADAKGLIQFLEPAEVKGVGLLTVSHTGLPAEQWFYAPAIDRDRRVAKQEKTTRFLGTHFTYEDMEERDVDAYTYTLDGEEAQDGASCFKVTAVPAPGKESQYSKLVFWVLEDRYVTIRIEAYVGGEKRRTFIGADVRDVSGIPIVHSWTLTDAKREGTTKLTLANVKINPAVDPPIFTVQGMRVIH from the coding sequence ATGAAACTCGCGCCCCTCCTCGCGCTCCTCCTTCTCGCGGTGCCCGCGCCGAAGCCCGCCGACGGCCGCGCCGTCATGGACGAAGTCGACAAGAGGCGCAAGACGAAGAGCGAGTACTCGGAAGGGCTGATCGTCGTCGAGGAGAAAGGGAAGACGAAGTCGAAGTCGTGGCGCTCGTGGCATCTCGGCTGGGGCGCGGACGCAAAGGGCCTCATCCAGTTCCTCGAGCCCGCGGAGGTGAAGGGCGTCGGCCTGCTGACCGTCTCCCACACCGGGCTTCCCGCCGAGCAGTGGTTCTACGCGCCCGCGATCGATCGCGACCGCCGCGTCGCCAAGCAGGAAAAAACGACGCGCTTCCTCGGCACGCACTTCACCTACGAGGACATGGAAGAGCGAGACGTCGACGCCTACACCTACACGCTCGATGGCGAGGAGGCGCAGGACGGTGCGTCGTGCTTCAAGGTCACGGCGGTGCCGGCACCCGGCAAGGAATCTCAGTACTCGAAGCTCGTCTTCTGGGTCCTCGAGGACCGCTACGTCACGATCCGCATCGAGGCGTACGTCGGCGGCGAGAAGCGCCGCACGTTCATCGGCGCCGACGTGCGCGACGTCTCGGGGATCCCGATCGTCCACTCGTGGACGCTCACCGACGCGAAGCGAGAGGGCACGACCAAGCTCACGCTCGCGAACGTGAAGATCAACCCCGCCGTCGATCCTCCGATCTTCACGGTCCAGGGGATGCGTGTGATCCACTGA